A DNA window from Arachis hypogaea cultivar Tifrunner chromosome 18, arahy.Tifrunner.gnm2.J5K5, whole genome shotgun sequence contains the following coding sequences:
- the LOC112770760 gene encoding DNA-directed RNA polymerase V subunit 1 isoform X1, producing the protein MEAVEDAPPSNVSEGEIVGIRFAMASRKEICTASISDSSISHASQLSNPFLGLPLEFGRCESCGTSEAGKCEGHFGYIELPVPIFHPSHVVELKRMLSLICLNCLKLKKTKFPGSSSVLAQKLLSSSCCQDVNAAQVSIREIKTDGAYGLVLKAPKPKFKMNAGFWSFLHKYGYRYEIDHTRALLPCEVMEMIKRFSPETKKKLAGKGYFPQDGYVLKYLPVPPNCLSVPVVSDGVSVMSSDPSITILRKLLRKVEIIRGSRSGEPNFESHLVEANELQSLFDQYLQVRGTSKPARDIETHYGVNKELNDSSTKAWLEKMRTLFIRKGSGFSSRNVITGDGYKRINEIGIPLEVAQRITFEERVSMHNMRYLQKLVDENLCLTYKEGMSTYSLREGSKGHIYLKPGQIVHRRIMDGDIVFINRPPTTHKHSLQALAVYIHNDHTVKINPLICGPLGADFDGDCVHLFYPQSLAAKAEVLELFSVEKQLLSSHSGNLNLQLTSDSLLSLKTLMKKCFLNRATAQQLAMFLSVPLPPPALLKRRSGNSYWSAMQLLQCALPSSFDCTGGRYLIRQSEILEFDLSRDILPTTINEIAASIFFGKGPKEALSFFDLIQPLLMESIFAEGFSFGLQDFSVSRAAKRGINRNIGKVSSLLGQLRSIYNELVAQQVERHIQDLERPVINSALKSSKLGDLIDSKSRGAIDKVVQQIGFLGQQLFERGRFYSKGLIEDIAIHFRLKCCYDEDSYPSAEYGLLKGCFFHGLDPYEELVHSVSTREIIVRSSRGLSEPGTLFKNLMAILRDVMICYDGTVRNVCSNSVIQFDYGKQAGDVTQHLFPAGEPVGVLAATSMSNPAYKAVLDASPSSNSSWELMKEILLCKVNFRNEPNDRRVILYLNDCGCGKIYCRENAAYSVKNQLGKVSLKDAAVEFIIEYQQQRRLRESSEIGAGLIGHIHLNEVMLKKLKINLEEIFQRCQDRVMSFYKKKKVSSIFKRIALDVSSECCSCSHSSAPCVTFLWQDDDMNELNVTANILSDTVYPALLETIIKGDPRIRSANIIWVNSDTNTWVRNPGKSPNGELALDIALEKAAVKQSGDAWRIVIDSCLPVIHLIDTRRSIPYAIKQIQELFGISCTFDQAIQRLASSVKMVAKGVLREHLVLLASSMTCGGNLVGFNTGGYKALARQLNIQVPFTDATLFTPRKCFERAAEKCHTDSLSSIVASCSWGKHVAVGTGSRFDILWNANEINSKEIRGMDVYNFLHMVKSVNGEEENNACLGEDIDDLLDEDDVDFAVSPQHNSGFEAVFEENCDLLNGSTANGWDTDQNEAKSNDWSAWGGGNKVETKGGASKDWDASIGEAKEKSNDWSAWGGGNITETKDGASKAWDSSIGEAKEKTNDWSAWGGGNKAETKDSASKAWGASTGEAKEKPNDWSASAGNKSVIHDGGSERAPKDSWRPQKLMSDVNQGDYTKPSSWDANTDREKTPSNDWSAWGGSKSGTQDGGFEKAPEGSWNQKLKSVQKDFSDSSAWNAKQDEKQSNDWSSRRIQDGGFERAQEDTWNANTEPARTKSHDWSNRGHNKSQFQDDSQKSGAWGAKPDQTRSSDRSNWRQNKSQVQDDSQTSSAWGSRPNQTKTSWGQDKSQAQDNSQTSSAWGSRPNQTKTSWGQDKSQAQDDSPNSSAWRAKPDETLTSDWSCWGQNKSQAQNDNQKSSAWGAKPDQTKGSDWSNWGQNKSQAQEDSWKSEKSGAWDMNADQPKASSNDWHARAGNKSQMQDGGSEGAQENSWGARKWKAEDKVRAAVIQNDTSRSGEWSSWGSNNNKGEPKVGDDGIPVESNAWAHKSENVNVNQSKEIESNWDAKKPVDNSSWGRPKSQEDRPWNTQNESNQAASSQGWESQIASANADSDKSFQWGKRGRESFKKNRFEGSQGWGSNAGDRQNKGRPPRTPGSRLDIYTSEEQEVLKDIEPIMQSIRRIMQQEGYNDGDPLAADDQTFILENVFEHHPDKENKMGAGIEHVMIDKHSVYQESKCFYVVLKDGEKRDFSYRKCLGNFITKKYPDVAESFVGKYFRKPRPRGDQASTPGLSEQATTPGLSEQAAAPGLLGPAPTPGSSEQAPNPGLVETN; encoded by the exons ATGGAAGCAGTAGAGGATGCTCCTCCTTCAAATGTTTCAGAGGGAGAGATTGTTGGGATCCGATTCGCAATGGCTTCACGCAAGGAGATT TGTACAGCATCCATTAGTGACTCTTCAATTAGTCATGCTAGTCAGTTGTCGAATCCATTCCTTGGGCTACCCCTTGAATTTGGCAGATGTGAATCTTGTGGTACTTCTGAAGCAGGAAAATGTGAAG GTCACTTTGGATATATTGAGCTACCAGTTCCAATATTCCATCCCAGTCATGTCGTTGAATTGAAACGGATGCTGAGCTTGATCTGCTTAAACTGCTTAAAACTGAAGAAAACTAAG TTTCCAGGTTCAAGCAGTGTGTTGGCACAGAAATTGTTATCATCTTCATGTTGTCAG GATGTGAATGCTGCTCAAGTTTCTATTCGGGAGATCAAAACAGATGGGGCTTACGGCTTGGTGCTGAAGGCACCTAAGCCTAAATTCAAGATGAATGCTGGATTTTGGAGCTTTTTACATAAATATGGCTATCGCTATGAGATTGATCATACTCGAGCTTTGCTTCCTTGTGAG GTGATGGAAATGATTAAGAGGTTTTCTCCAGAGACCAAAAAGAAGCTTGCTGGTAAAGGATATTTTCCCCAGGATGGATATGTTTTGAAGTATCTTCCTGTACCACCAAACTGCTTGTCTGTGCCAGTAGTTTCTGATGGAGTCAGTGTCATGTCTTCG gATCCTTCTATTACTATTCTTAGAAAATTGCTCAGGAAGGTGGAAATCATCAGAGGGTCTAGATCTGGTGAACCAAACTTTGAGTCTCATTTGGTGGAAGCAAATGAGTTGCAGTCACTGTTTGATCAGTACCTTCAAGTTAGGGGTACTTCTAAGCCAGCACGTGATATTGAAACCCATTATGGTGTCAATAAAGAACTTAATGATTCTTCTACAAAGGCATGGCTGGAAAAAATGAGGACCTTATTTATAAGGAAGGGTTCTGGCTTTTCTTCACGCAATGTGATAACTGGAGATGGTTATAAGAGGATAAATGAGATAGGGATTCCTCTTGAGGTAGCACAAAGGATAACATTTGAGGAGAGAGTTAGCATGCATAACATGAGGTACTTACAGAAGTTAGTTGATGAAAATTTGTGCCTAACTTACAAGGAAGGTATGTCGACATATTCACTAAGGGAGGGCTCAAAGGGGCACATATATCTCAAACCAGGCCAAATAGTGCATAGAAGGATTATGGATGGTGATATTGTCTTCATCAACAGACCACCTACAACACACAAACATTCATTACAAGCACTTGCTGTGTACATCCACAATGACCACACCGTTAAGATAAATCCTCTCATTTGTGGGCCCCTAGGAGCTGATTTTGATGGTGACTGTGTCCATCTATTTTATCCACAGTCCCTTGCTGCTAAAGCTGAGGTACTGGAGCTATTCTCTGTGGAGAAACAGCTTCTTAGTTCACACAGTGGTAATCTAAACCTCCAGTTGACCTCTGATTCGTTGCTCTCACTGAAGACTTTGATGAAGAAATGCTTTTTGAATAGAGCGACAGCACAGCAATTAGCAATGTTTCTTTCTGTACCTCTGCCACCGCCTGCTTTACTCAAACGCAGATCTGGTAATTCATACTGGTCTGCCATGCAACTATTACAATGTGCGTTGCCCTCATCTTTTGATTGCACTGGCGGTAGATACTTAATCAGGCAGAGTGAGATCTTAGAATTTGATCTCAGTAGGGACATTTTGCCAACAACAATAAATGAAATAGCTGCTTCAATTTTCTTCGGAAAGGGCCCTAAGGAAGCACTCAGTTTCTTTGATTTGATACAGCCCCTTTTAATGGAAAGCATATTTGCTGAAGGCTTTAGCTTTGGCTTACAAGATTTTTCAGTATCTAGGGCAGCAAAGCGAGGAATAAATAGAAATATTGGGAAAGTTTCTTCATTGTTGGGTCAACTCAGGTCAATATACAATGAGCTGGTTGCACAGCAAGTGGAAAGACACATTCAGGATCTTGAACGACCAGTTATTAATTCTGCTCTAAAGTCGAGCAAACTTGGGGATTTGATTGACTCAAAGAGTAGGGGGGCCATTGACAAGGTGGTTCAACAAATTGGTTTCTTAGGCCAGCAGCTTTTTGAGAGAGGGAGATTCTATTCCAAGGGCTTAATTGAGGATATAGCCATTCATTTTCGTCTAAAGTGTTGTTACGATGAGGATAGCTACCCTTCTGCTGAATATGGCTTACTCAAAGGGTGCTTTTTTCATGGTTTGGATCCATATGAAGAGTTGGTGCATTCAGTTTCTACAAGGGAAATAATTGTGCGTTCCTCAAGAGGATTATCTGAACCCGGAACACTGTTCAAGAACTTAATGGCCATCCTCCGTGATGTCATGATTTGCTATGATGGGACTGTTAGAAATGTTTGTAGCAATTCCGTCATTCAGTTTGATTATGGGAAGCAAGCTGGAGATGTGACCCAACATTTATTCCCTGCTGGTGAGCCTGTAGGTGTCTTAGCCGCAACTTCTATGTCAAATCCTGCTTATAAGGCAGTCCTTGATGCCAGTCCTAGCAGCAATTCTTCATGGGAATTGATGAAG GAGATACTGCTCTGCAAGGTCAATTTTAGGAATGAACCAAATGATCGTCGTGTAATTTTGTACTTGAATGATTGTGGCTGTGGGAAGATTTATTGCCGAGAAAATGCTGCTTATTCAGTAAAAAACCAATTGGGAAAAGTCAGTCTCAAGGATGCAGCAGTGGAGTTCATTATTGA ATATCAGCAACAGCGGCGTCTCAGGGAAAGCTCAGAAATTGGTGCAGGCCTTATTGGTCATATTCATTTGAACGAG GTAATGTTAAAGAAGCTGAAGATCAATTTGGAGgaaatttttcaaagatgccAAGATAGAGTTATGTCCTTTTACAAGAAGAAGAAAGTTAGTAGTATTTTCAAGAGGATTGCACTGGATGTCAG CAGTGAGTGTTGCTCTTGCTCGCATTCTTCAGCACCGTGTGTAACGTTCCTTTGGCAAGATGATGATATGAATGAGTTAAATGTAACTGCAAACATTCTGTCTGACACAGTCTATCCAGCTCTGCTTGAAACAATAATCAAAG GTGATCCTCGAATTCGCTCGGCGAATATAATCTGGGTTAATTCGGACACAAACACATGGGTTCGAAACCCCGGTAAATCTCCAAATGGTGAATTGGCGCTAGATATTGCTCTTGAGAAGGCAGCTGTTAAACAAAGTGGTGATGCTTGGAGGATTGTAATTGACTCCTGCCTTCCTGTTATTCACTTGATTGATACAAGGCGTTCGATACCTTATGCAATCAAGCAAATTCAGGAGCTATTTGGGATCTCATGTACTTTTGATCAAGCAATTCAG CGTCTTGCATCATCTGTGAAAATGGTGGCAAAAGGTGTTCTCCGTGAGCATCTTGTTCTTTTAGCTAGCAGTATGACATGTGGTGGAAATTTGGTTGGGTTCAATACGGGTGGATATAAAGCTCTTGCTCGTCAATTAAACATTCAAGTACCTTTTACTGATGCAACACTCTTT acaccTAGAAAATGTTTTGAGCGAGCAGCTGAGAAATGTCATACGGACTCTTTATCAAGCATAGTTGCCTCCTGTTCTTGGGGTAAACATGTTGCAGTTGGTACAGGATCAAGATTTGATATTCTATGGAATGCGAATGAA ATAAATTCAAAGGAGATTCGAGGGATGGATGTTTACAATTTTCTTCACATGGTCAAAAGCGTTAATGGCGAAGAGGAAAATAATGCTTGTTTGGGTGAAGACATTGATGATTTGCTAGACGAAGACGATGTAGACTTTGCTGTGTCCCCACAGCATAACTCTGGTTTTGAAGCTGTTTTTGAAGAGAATTGTGACCTATTGAATGGTTCAACAGCCAATGGTTGGGATACAGATCAAAATGAAGCAAAGTCAAATGATTGGTCAGCCTGGGGAGGTGGGAACAAAGTTGAAACAAAAGGCGGTGCATCCAAGGATTGGGATGCAAGCATAGGTGAAGCCAAAGAAAAATCAAATGATTGGTCAGCATGGGGAGGAGGGAATATAACTGAAACAAAAGATGGTGCATCCAAGGCTTGGGATTCAAGCATAGGTGAAGCCAAAGAAAAAACAAATGATTGGTCAGCCTGGGGAGGAGGGAATAAAGCTGAAACAAAAGACAGTGCCTCCAAGGCTTGGGGTGCAAGCACAGGTGAAGCCAAAGAAAAACCAAATGATTGGTCAGCATCGGCTGGAAACAAATCTGTAATACATGATGGCGGATCTGAAAGAGCACCAAAAGATTCTTGGAGGCCACAGAAGTTGATGTCTGATGTTAATCAAGGAGACTATACTAAGCCAAGTTCTTGGGATGCAAATACAGATCGGGAAAAAACACCATCAAATGATTGGTCAGCATGGGGTGGAAGCAAATCTGGTACACAGGATGGTGGATTTGAAAAAGCCCCAGAGGGTTCCTGGAATCAGAAGTTAAAATCTGTCCAGAAAGACTTTTCCGATTCCAGTGCTTGGAATGCAAAACAGGATGAGAAACAGTCAAATGACTGGTCATCTAGGAGAATTCAGGATGGTGGTTTTGAAAGGGCCCAAGAGGATACTTGGAATGCCAACACAGAACCAGCAAGAACAAAATCACATGACTGGTCAAATAGGGGCCATAATAAATCTCAATTTCAAGATGATTCTCAGAAGTCTGGTGCTTGGGGTGCAAAACCAGATCAGACAAGATCAAGTGACCGGTCGAATTGGCGGCAAAATAAATCTCAAGTTCAAGATGATTCTCAGACTTCTAGTGCCTGGGGTTCAAGACCAAATCAGACAAAAACCAGTTGGGGTCAAGATAAATCTCAAGCTCAAGATAATTCTCAGACTTCTAGTGCCTGGGGTTCAAGACCAAATCAGACAAAAACCAGTTGGGGTCAAGATAAATCTCAAGCTCAAGATGATTCTCCTAACTCCAGTGCTTGGCGTGCAAAACCAGATGAGACACTGACAAGTGATTGGTCCTGTTGGGGTCAAAACAAATCTCAAGCTCAAAATGATAACCAGAAGTCGAGTGCTTGGGGTGCGAAACCAGATCAGACAAAAGGAAGTGATTGGTCCAATTGGGGCCAAAATAAATCTCAAGCTCAGGAGGATTCTTGGAAGTCTGAGAAGTCCGGTGCTTGGGACATGAATGCAGATCAGCCAAAAGCAAGTTCAAATGATTGGCACGCAAGGGCTGGAAATAAATCTCAAATGCAAGATGGTGGATCTGAGGGAGCCCAAGAGAATTCTTGGGGAGCTCGTAAGTGGAAAGCTGAAGATAAGGTCAGAGCAGCTGTTATTCAAAATGATACATCTAGGTCTGGTGAATGGTCATCATGGGGAAGTAATAACAACAAAGGTGAACCAAAGGTCGGAGATGATGGTATACCGGTGGAGTCCAATGCTTGGGCCCATAAATCTGAGAATGTGAATGTGAACCAGAGTAAGGAAATTGAATCAAATTGGGATGCTAAGAAGCCTGTTGACAATAGCTCTTGGGGAAGACCCAAGTCCCAGGAAGACCGACCATGGAATACCCAGAATGAATCCAATCAAGCTGCAAGTTCACAGGGGTGGGAATCACAAATTGCTTCAGCCAATGCCGACAGTGACAAAAGTTTTCAGTGGGGAAAACGAGGCAGGGAATCATTCAAGAAAAATCGTTTCGAAGGTTCTCAAGGTTGGGGTTCAAATGCTGGTGACAGGCAGAACAAGGGTCGCCCTCCTAGAACACCTGGATCAAGGTTGGATATATACACATCTGAGGAGCAAGAGGTTTTGAAGGATATTGAACCCATTATGCAGTCAATCAGACGAATCATGCAACAAGAAGG GTACAATGATGGGGATCCATTAGCAGCAGATGATCAAACATTTATACTTGAGAATGTGTTTGAACACCATCcagataaagaaaataaaatgggtGCTGGAATTGAACATGTCATG ATTGACAAACACAGCgtttatcaggaaagcaaatgtttttACGTGGTTTTGAAGGATGGAGAAAAAAGGGACTTTTCTTATCGTAAATGTTTAGGCAACTTCATAACGAAGAAGTATCCGGATGTTGCTGAATCGTTCGTCGGCAAGTACTTCCGTAAGCCTCGTCCAAGGGGGGATCAGGCCTCAACTCCAGGATTGTCAGAACAAGCCACAACTCCAGGGTTGTCGGAACAGGCCGCAGCTCCAGGGTTGCTAGGACCAGCTCCAACTCCAGGGTCGTCGGAACAGGCCCCCAATCCCGGTTTGGTGGAAACAAACTAG